ACGAGGTCCCTCCAGGcctgctgcgccgccgcGTGGTCGTTCGAACGGAAGGCCACGTCGAACCGCTTGTGCCACTGAGCATACGAGAAGAGCCCCGGCGACCGGGCACGGCTCGGGCTGCTCTCGACGGGAGGCGTGCCCGGCTCTTTCCAGGCCTCGTGTGCCATTCGCGTCACCCGCCAGTCTGCCCTGGGCTGGACGTGGCTCCACAGTTCGGGGTAGCCCTCAAACATCTGACGCAGCATCTCCTGGTCGAATCGCTTCACGATGGGGTCCAATGCTTCCAGCAGCGGCTgcgcctcctccctcgccctgGTCAGCATGTGCCTGGACTCGGAGAGCAGGACGAACGTGGtcacgagggcggcgccgctgccccGCAGCTCGTTGATTGCAAACAAGGGGAACAGGGCGCGGAAGAGCCTGACGGGCTGCTCGACCCCTCGCATGTCGGGCCTGGTGGTGAGCCAGAACTTTGCCTCCGAGGCCAAGCCGCTGTCGGCGCGCCTCATGCCCGAAAAGTGTTTCCAGCATTCCACAAGATCGTCCAGCAGCCGTTCCTCGACGCACCGGGTCCCCGACCCGGACGGGGACGACACTATTGCCCGCAGGAGGCTGTTGATGAGCTCCAATCTCTTCACCACTCTCAAGTTGCCCAGGTCGGCGTAGACCTTGCAGATTCCGGCAGTGCTGGGCAGGTCCGCATTGTCGATATTCGAAAACTTGACATTCGCGATCTGGTGCATGGCCAGGGTTGCTTTCGTCTTGACAACCGTTGGCAAGGGGGAACCCGAGGCCCGTAATGCCGGAAGAATTCTCGTCGATATCAGCTCGTATGTTTTTACCGCAACCTCCGCCTCGGGCAGCCCCTTCTTGTTCTGCGTGATCGTGTCGAGTTCGTCGGCGAGCCGGTAGAGCTGGTTGACATCTTGGCTCGTCACCGGCGACGCCCGCGGTTCGCTGCTGATGGTCTCTTCAAAGAGGTCCAGCGCCCTCTGCCTCGCGCtctggtcgccgtcggcgctgcGTTTCGGCGGTATGTTGTATGGCCTGACGTGGCGTGGCTGGGCCGTCGGTCTCGCAGGGTTCGCGgtcgcggtggcggcggcggcggcggccggaaAGCTCGCGGTCGAACTCGGTCGGATCGTTCCGAGGGTCGCTGCGCTGGGCAGAAGCCTCGGACGGCACTGGGCGCATaccgtcctcgacgccagcATGGCGTCTGGTAGAGCGAGCGTGTTGAGATCTTGGGAGCGGCGGTAGTTTTGGTGATGCAAAAAATCCAACGTCGCCGTGGGAAAAGTTACCGGCAACGGGGGGATCAGCACGCCGATTTGGCGGCCCGAGACCCCTGCCCACCTCCGTCACGAAAGCTTGGGCCACCCCACACCAACATGAGCAGAGTGAGAGAGATACAGCATCTGTATGTAGTGTGCAGATGAAAGCATGAGACACGCCATTGCACAACAAGCTGATCGGGTGCGAAAGTCGCATTCGTCTTCACGGGATCGCGAGGCTGTGAAGAGTCCATCCGAAGGATTCAAACGTGAAAATGTCATTCATCAATTTAGTCCAGTGGGTATATCTATGTGCCCTTCGCTCTCCCCGGCCCCAATCAACACGCGTCGAGACCCTACATCTTGGAGATGGTGGCCTCAAACTTGCCGTCGATTTCTCGGATCTTCTGCGCCGAGCGCTCATACCCGGGCTCCTTCTTGAGCCGGTCAATGTACTCAAACACGCGCGGGTGCGCTGCCCGGGCGGAACCGCCGGGCCAGCTGCCCAGCGTGTCGAAACGGGGCTCCGCCGCGATGAGGGCGAAGCTGAGGAGGATGTCGGCGGCCGACAGGTGCTCGCCGCAGAGGTACTTGCCGCCGTTGGGCGACGTCTCGAGCATCTGGTCGATCAGGGCAAGGTGCTTCTTGGCGTTGGGGAAGACCATCATGCTGAAGATCTTGTTGGCGACCACCGAAGTGATGGGGCGCACGAAGAAGGGCACGTTGTCGGATTTGAGGGCTGCACGCGTGAGCTACCGTGTTCCGACTACACGAACAAGgtagggaggggggggggatgttgCTCACCTCCAATGACAAGCGACAGAGTCAGGACAGGCAGCAGACTTCCCTCGACGTAGTGAAGGAGGTACTGGCACCTCGAGTACCCCTCCGTctcgccgcccagcttcCCCTCCTGGCCATCCTTCCACTTCTTGGGAATGAGGTTGGTGTCCTGGCCAAAGTGCTCGCACAGGTACTGGGTCATGTAGCCGCTCTCGGCCAGCGTGATGGACTCGCCAGAGCCGGTGGGGAAGATGTCAATCACGGGCGACTTGCCCAAGGGATggatcttggcgagctcgGGGGGCGCCAGGAGGGTCTGCTTGTTCCGATGGAAGACCTCGACCTCGTAGTCgaccttgagctcctcgaggagcCACAGGATGTTCTGTGCTCTGGACTGTTCAAGCCTGAGATGATTGTGAGCGCGGCTGCTGGTGGGAGGCTAAGGGGCCGGCTCACCAGTAGAGCTTGACCTTGGGCTTCTGTTCGGACGTCATGGCGCCGACGTTCGTGGTGTGTTTCTTTGGGATCTTCTCACGGTGTCACGACTTGAAAGATGGTCAACCCCGCGATACGTTTTAACAACAGCTTGCCACAAATCAATGCTTCGTGATGGAGCTACGGGTTCGCCATGGTCTTGTCACTCATTTTATACGTCACTAGCTCTTCGGATGGCAAAGCACCCGGGCCCACCGACCTCACGTTTGGTTGCAGAGCACTTGGGCCTGCCGTGCCGTCACAGCAGCACTTTCACCGGGACGAGTCTCCACAATTTAGGCTtgcctcggcgtcgatgttTCGGCGTCGATacctcggcatcgccatGACAGGACCGACTATGCTCAGAAAATGCAAATCATCCATCCGTTCCCCAGTCGGCAGGATCAACTGGCAACATGTGTACTACTTACTGGGTGGTGCGTCTTGTTCGAAATGCGATTGCTTGCTTAGCTGATGTTTCCCCGGCGGAGTTGACGGCGGGATGGATGCATTTGCCAGCCAGAGCATGCAACGTCAAGCTGCAACGCAGAAACAACAGCAGCGCACACCGGTTGCATGGCGTGCCCCGAAAGCCAATCCAATCAATCGGCTCGTGGAgcgaagaaaaaaaacaccaACAATGAAACGAGACCAAAAAAGTGTGTGAGCGTCAACGACAAGATTCGAACTTGCGCGACCGAAGCCACTGCCTATGCTTACCGTCAGGATCTCTCAAGACTCAATAGCAGGGCAGCCCATTAACCACTCTGGCACGTTGACTGGATATTGCTTATGTAAACGACTGGGATTGAGATACCAAGTAGTGCACAGCATCAACCGACGAAGCGATGGCCCTATTGTACAGTGTTCAAAATTTAGTGATTGCAACTGTGCAGTCTCCCTATGAGTCCTCACTGTGGACAGTGCAGTGCGTCTGTCCCTGGCTAATGCGAGCCATTTGATTGGCTGATGCCTCGCCATCAAGGCACGCACCACTGTTACCTAAGCAGTCAACTCCAAGGCTCGCGATTCACTGTGCTTTCTCGGAGCATCGAGCCGCATCTCGACGAGCGACACCGATTGCCCCTCGAAACCCCGCGAACCACGTCGTCCGACCGATCCAACTACCTCGAACACCCCCCCCCGAGTACGCCTCGGAACCAACTCAAGATGGCGGGCCACCACCACAGTGAGCCCAATTGGCCCCGGACGTCGAACGCGAGACATGTGCTAACCAGGCGAACCAGAGCTGGCCCTTGACCCGGCCTTGGTCAAGCTGGGACGTACGTAGAACCCTCCCGAAACCTCGAGAGCGAAGTCATTCTACCGATGGATGGACCGGGCCCCGAGAGGATTGCAGTGCTGACCGCGCGAGCGCCGAACAGACATGCAGAGCAACCGACACATCTTCTTCCGCTGGACCCCGAGAACAGCCCGCGTGACCCTCATgtacgccgtcgtcgtgccgGTTATTGTTGGTTACATTGGCTACAAGACTGATGTGAGCCGCCCATCCCCGCAACCCTCGTTGGACTGGGGGACGAACGTCCGGGATGCCTCGACCGCTGATACTGACTGATGCAGGGCCTCTGGGACCTCCGCGCGAAGCGCAAGGGCGACCTCGTCTACGAGCGGTAGAGGGAGCAGGATGTCGAGAGGATGGACGGTTGTAAATAAGCCCAGGGGCGCAGGCATGGTGCACGGGAACGGGACGGGGAATGAGCCGAATCTTCTCTTGTTGCAGTCTGTGAACTTGGAGGAATCCCCCCAACGCAATGCCAGCGACTCTAAAAAAAAACTCCCCATACGCCTCTGAATGGCCGTGAATGATGCCTGGTATTTTCCTCCCCGGACgagcctcgacgccgtgccAAACTCCGAACCCATGCTGCAGTCCAACCACCCAACATACACTCTCGAAAACCGGTCACCATCTGTCCTGTCTCCGTCCTCTGCCCCAAGACCTGTCGGGAGGATCCTCCGGCAGCCTCTCGCCCCTCCTCCATTCGCCTTCGGGGAACGCGTCGTCTCCGAACCCGGGGCGCCGTCGGTCTCTGTCGCGCGCCTGTCTCCCGCCAAACGCGGCGTCCCGACGCGGCCCCTGCGGAGCAAGCCCGCCCAGCCCGCCCCTTGCACTGAACGGCACTGCGGTCCTGTCGTTCCTAGCCGTAAGCGCCGGGGCCACCGAGCCATcaggcagcggcggcagaaTAGCGCACGAGATGTAGTCTCCCACCACAAATTTGGCGTCGCCGAGTGTCTTGTCCTTGGCTGTGTCGTCGCCCACTGTCGCCGTGCCATCGGCCATGCGGATGTCTCCtggcccctcctccccggcggcggcggcggcggcgaggatggcaCCTGCGGCACCTTCGCCCAACACGACGCTCCCGAGGTCCTTAACCATGAATCGGGGGGCCGGTATCTGCGTGTGGTGTGTGCTGGATGGCGCGGCAGTGTGCCGGGTATCGGGATAGATCAGGCGGAAAGCCAGCCGTGAGCCCACGGATGGACTCGGCAGCAGCGACGGATCATTGGCGACGATCTGCCCCGCGAGCTCGGTCAGGGTGCAGTCGGACCAAGTGTAGAGAGACAGTGCGGGCGGCAGGCTTCTCGAGGCGAACTCATCTGTTCTACATCGTCGTCAGCGGCCTACATCCCGGCGGGGGGCGGACAACTACACAATACCTGTGAAATGAACCGGTTTTGTAGAAAACCTGGAGAAGGAACGGCGTAGTCTCGTCCCGCTTGACCGACGCCATGATAGAACTAATGGTGCCGTCGATTCGTCCCAGGTATGGCGAGGGGTTGCGAAGCGTTGCGAAGTGTTGCGTAGTGTTTCGAGAGGGAGGACGTCGAAGAGTACGTACAGCAGCGCTGGTGGAGCAGTGGTCAGAACAAGCTCGAAAATGACAAGCTCCAGGTCCCCTTGTGACGAACAGGTACAAACACACGTTTTAGGCCCCCAAGGAGTAAGGAAGGAGCCAGGCAAACCGGAGGGAGTGCGGGAACTAGTATTGCGAGTGCGTGCGggcgtgcgtgtgtgtgtgtgtgtgtgtggtgtgcGGGCGGGCGTGCGTGCGTCCCCGACTGGAGTCAAGGTGGTAGGCGAGTGAGGCTGTGCAAGTTAAGCGCGATCTCCCAAAGCTTCCATGCATGGATCGTCCACCACACAGGCGTAAAGAGGTGTGGGGGAAACAGAAAGGACGGTTGTCAAAAAAGTAAGCTTTTCAATCGATACGCCTTACCCGATTTTCTACCGCTCTTGTTCGACGACATCTCATCGACGCGGACGGGAGTTGGAGGACTACGACGACACAACTCTGGCGatacacacacgcgcgcgcgacCCGACGGACCCACCTGACTCAACACCGCACCCAGACCTTTCGACAGCGAGTACATCGACTAAACGACCGACCGATCGACCGACCGCCTGCCTGACCGCTCGCCAAGATGGATTTCGCGGCGCTCATGTCCAAGGAGCTGGACAAGTCCAAggaggcgacgccggcctcgtcctcgtcctcgtccaaaTACCTCAAgcgcgccgacgtcgaggcgaAGCGCAGGGAAGAGTACCTCGCCGAACAAGCgcgcatcgaggccgagcggGAGGCCAGGGCCGCGTCGAAACGCAagcgcgaggaggacgaggcagccgagaagaaggtccgcgaggagaagcggcagaagctcgccgaggagtcacggcggcggcgcgaggagaaggaggcagAAGAGGAGCGCGTCCGGCGCAAGCGGCTGGGCCTGCCGGAGCTCGTCAAGGCCAGTAGCGaagacgtcgccgaggtcgaggacggcatgGAGGACGTGCCGGACGGGGAGCTCGCCGGCAGGCTGCGCGCGCTGGGCGAGCCGGCGACACTCTTTGGCGAGGGACACGTGGCGAGGCTGAGGCGGTACCGACGGCTCACGACGGTGGTCACAAAGGGCCCCATCCCGACGACGCTGCAGctggtcgaggagaaggacatgaaggtcgacggcgcggtgcccaaggacaaggaggggCGGAGGTGGCTGTTCAGGCAGCTGGCGTCCTACTTCACCATGGTCCTGACCGAGTACGAGAGGGCCATGGAGCAGGAGCGGCGCGACACGACCGCGAGCAAGACGGCCTACAGCGCCATGGTGCAGAGCCGCGAGAACCTCAAGCCGGTATGTTTGTTGTCTTTGTGAGCACTCATTCACTCACGTTTTCGTCATGGGCACTgactcactcactcacacgaacacgcatacacacacacactctctctctcactctctcacacgaacacgcatacacacacactctctctctctcactctctcactctttACGAACCCCACCGGCTGACGCGTTCTAGCTGTTCCGCAAGTTCGAAAAGTacgacctcgacgatgacctcCTCGCGCCCATCATCgagatcgtcaaggccgcGCAGGAGCGCCGCTacgtcgacgccaacgacGGATACCTCCGCCTCTCGATCGGCAAGGCCGCCTGGCCCATCGGCGTCACCATGGTCGGTATCCACGAGCGCAGCGCCCGCGAGAAGCTGCACAACGGCGAGCGCGGGCACGTCatgggcgacgaggtcacGCGCAAGTACCTGCAGAGCATCAAGCGCCTCCTCACCTTTGCACAGGTCCGCTGGCCGCCCACCGACGTGCGGCAGCTCATGGGATGATGACACGTCCTGTTGAGCATCATTTCTTATCTTTCTCCCAAGACTCCCGGGCGTGTTCCGGATCGCGATTCGGGATGGAAAActggggggtggggggcatgcgagaaagaaaaagggaaagAAGGCCGCGCCGCGCCCCCTCCTTACACGCCCCCTCCTTACTACTCAACACTTGACGATTGTTTTTTTAGTCCAACACCATGTAATATCGCGCTCACGACTATCGTTCCGAGTTACTGTGgtccccgacgacgtcccAGCGATGGCGACGGGTATCCCGCAGGAAATGGAAAGCGAAGCGCCGTTATGGGGAACGGATAACTGACTGGACCTGGCCTGGCTGCTGCAACCAGTGTGGGACGGTGGACCGGAGAACACACGCaaaacgaaaaaaaaaaccatgGAGCAGGGGGGTTGCCCTGGGAATTTTCGGACTGCCTGATGCAGGCTAGAAAGCAAAATACCTGGTGGACGGATACTGTACAGAGGCGTgcgtcgtggtggtggttaTGGTTGTCCAGccttcacacacacacacacacccccctctctctctctgcctctctctccaggGTTTGCTTGGAGACAGAACCACGCTCTGCTCCGCAAACCCCTGACGCCCTCCGCAAGGAAGCACACAGTGGCTCCACCCCGATTGCCCCATTTTGTAGACTCACCGGCCCTCATTTGTAGTGCCGTTTTCTAAGTTACCTCTCACCTCTGCACCCTTACTTGATATGGGCGGTGGGGGCGGCGGATGGAATGTTGCTTCGGTGTGATCATgagtcccccccccgccccgaGAATGAGCGAATGATCACTCGTCTTTTTTTAAACCCTCAAGTGCCAATTGCACAATGTCGCTTGAAATGACCCGGTCGCACTGTGCGAGGAAACCTACGT
The genomic region above belongs to Colletotrichum higginsianum IMI 349063 chromosome 2, whole genome shotgun sequence and contains:
- a CDS encoding Prp18 domain-containing protein; translation: MDFAALMSKELDKSKEATPASSSSSSKYLKRADVEAKRREEYLAEQARIEAEREARAASKRKREEDEAAEKKVREEKRQKLAEESRRRREEKEAEEERVRRKRLGLPELVKASSEDVAEVEDGMEDVPDGELAGRLRALGEPATLFGEGHVARLRRYRRLTTVVTKGPIPTTLQLVEEKDMKVDGAVPKDKEGRRWLFRQLASYFTMVLTEYERAMEQERRDTTASKTAYSAMVQSRENLKPLFRKFEKYDLDDDLLAPIIEIVKAAQERRYVDANDGYLRLSIGKAAWPIGVTMVGIHERSAREKLHNGERGHVMGDEVTRKYLQSIKRLLTFAQVRWPPTDVRQLMG
- a CDS encoding Sin3 associated polypeptide p18, which encodes MASVKRDETTPFLLQVFYKTGSFHRTDEFASRSLPPALSLYTWSDCTLTELAGQIVANDPSLLPSPSVGSRLAFRLIYPDTRHTAAPSSTHHTQIPAPRFMVKDLGSVVLGEGAAGAILAAAAAAGEEGPGDIRMADGTATVGDDTAKDKTLGDAKFVVGDYISCAILPPLPDGSVAPALTARNDRTAVPFSARGGLGGLAPQGPRRDAAFGGRQARDRDRRRPGFGDDAFPEGEWRRGERLPEDPPDRSWGRGRRQDRW
- a CDS encoding Nadh:ubiquinone oxidoreductase subunit — its product is MPRHQGTHHCYLSSQLQGSRFTVLSRSIEPHLDERHRLPLETPRTTSSDRSNYLEHPPPSTPRNQLKMAGHHHSEPELALDPALVKLGHMQSNRHIFFRWTPRTARVTLMYAVVVPVIVGYIGYKTDGLWDLRAKRKGDLVYER
- a CDS encoding Glutathione S-transferase; this encodes MTSEQKPKVKLYWLEQSRAQNILWLLEELKVDYEVEVFHRNKQTLLAPPELAKIHPLGKSPVIDIFPTGSGESITLAESGYMTQYLCEHFGQDTNLIPKKWKDGQEGKLGGETEGYSRCQYLLHYVEGSLLPVLTLSLVIGALKSDNVPFFVRPITSVVANKIFSMMVFPNAKKHLALIDQMLETSPNGGKYLCGEHLSAADILLSFALIAAEPRFDTLGSWPGGSARAAHPRVFEYIDRLKKEPGYERSAQKIREIDGKFEATISKM